A single region of the Idiomarinaceae bacterium HL-53 genome encodes:
- a CDS encoding dTDP-4-dehydrorhamnose 3,5-epimerase yields MKVIETQIPAVKIIEPHVFQDKRGFFMESFNQRAFEEAIGESVQFVQDNHSKSSLGVLRGLHYQIAQAQGKLVRVTQGEVFDVAVDLRESSPTFGDWVAARLTADNFKQMWVPAGFAHGFLVLSETAEFLYKTTDYYAPEHERAIRWDDPTLAIDWPLQELKEKTGQLLASAQAAPKVSKKDAQAPNFTDAEYFA; encoded by the coding sequence ATGAAAGTTATCGAAACCCAAATTCCAGCAGTTAAAATAATCGAACCGCACGTATTTCAAGACAAGCGTGGGTTTTTTATGGAAAGTTTCAATCAACGAGCGTTTGAAGAAGCCATTGGAGAGTCAGTGCAGTTTGTACAAGACAACCACTCTAAATCGAGCTTGGGTGTACTTCGCGGTTTGCATTACCAAATAGCACAGGCGCAAGGTAAATTAGTGCGTGTTACTCAGGGTGAAGTATTCGACGTCGCGGTAGACTTACGTGAAAGTTCTCCGACTTTTGGTGACTGGGTAGCGGCTCGCCTCACGGCCGACAATTTCAAACAAATGTGGGTGCCAGCCGGGTTTGCTCATGGCTTTCTGGTTTTGTCGGAAACAGCAGAGTTTTTATATAAAACAACAGACTACTATGCGCCAGAACATGAGCGCGCAATTCGTTGGGACGACCCGACGTTAGCTATCGATTGGCCGTTACAAGAATTAAAAGAGAAAACAGGACAATTATTGGCAAGCGCTCAAGCTGCTCCGAAAGTGTCTAAAAAAGACGCCCAAGCTCCAAATTTTACTGACGCTGAGTATTTTGCCTAA
- a CDS encoding capsular polysaccharide transport system permease protein, with protein sequence MNLNKIKELSKRHPHWAVVFVVMFALIFYWGIWAKGRYVSEAHVVIDSPQINMQTMNITSLLSGAASAGDLLLLRDHMLSVDMMIKLEEQLSLREHFTGKNIDRPARLSGIDVPMEKFHAYMLERIRVEFDDYAGVLRIQAQAYDPVLAQRITQTLIAEGEQHMNEMGQRLALEQVRFIEEQADELEQRLFEARDNLLAFQNEHGLVSPSGTVEAIFTTVAELEAQIAVLGARDKALADFQSPTSPERVRLQSELRSLREQAEIERAKLASVEGNALNRLSSEFETLQLRAQFALEMYSTTLAALEGTRVEAARTLKQISVLQQPSMPQYRSMPRRAYNITIVLVFGIFIGAIAHLTRAIIRDHRA encoded by the coding sequence GTGAATTTAAATAAAATTAAAGAGCTTTCTAAAAGACACCCGCATTGGGCCGTTGTGTTTGTTGTTATGTTCGCGCTTATTTTCTACTGGGGAATTTGGGCCAAGGGCCGCTATGTTTCAGAAGCGCATGTAGTCATCGACAGCCCACAAATTAACATGCAAACCATGAATATAACTTCGTTGCTGTCGGGAGCAGCGAGTGCAGGTGATCTGCTTTTGTTGCGGGATCATATGTTGTCTGTTGACATGATGATTAAGCTCGAAGAGCAGCTGTCATTGCGCGAGCATTTTACTGGGAAGAATATAGACCGCCCAGCGCGGCTTTCGGGTATAGATGTTCCAATGGAAAAATTCCACGCCTACATGCTAGAGCGCATTCGTGTTGAGTTCGACGACTATGCGGGTGTTTTGCGTATTCAAGCGCAAGCATATGACCCGGTATTGGCGCAACGCATCACCCAAACGCTTATTGCCGAAGGCGAGCAGCACATGAATGAAATGGGGCAACGCCTTGCGCTCGAGCAAGTTCGTTTCATTGAAGAGCAAGCCGACGAATTAGAACAGCGTTTATTTGAAGCACGAGATAACTTATTAGCATTTCAAAATGAGCATGGCTTAGTGTCTCCAAGTGGCACAGTCGAAGCTATTTTCACCACAGTGGCAGAACTCGAAGCGCAAATTGCCGTGTTGGGAGCTCGCGACAAAGCGCTCGCTGACTTTCAATCGCCCACCAGCCCTGAGCGCGTGCGCTTGCAAAGTGAGCTTCGTTCACTACGAGAGCAAGCGGAGATTGAGCGTGCAAAACTAGCCAGTGTCGAGGGAAATGCACTGAACCGCCTCAGCTCGGAGTTTGAGACATTACAACTGCGTGCACAATTCGCCTTAGAAATGTATTCTACAACGCTCGCTGCGTTGGAGGGTACACGTGTGGAAGCAGCGCGCACCTTAAAGCAAATTTCGGTATTACAACAACCAAGTATGCCTCAATACAGAAGCATGCCAAGAAGGGCTTACAATATTACCATCGTATTAGTCTTCGGTATTTTTATTGGCGCTATTGCCCATTTAACCAGAGCGATTATTAGGGATCACAGAGCTTAA